The Plasmodium yoelii strain 17X genome assembly, chromosome: 14 DNA segment TCTCTAAAATGTTTCCTAGAATATGATTCCATGATAAAGCTGGAATATCTAATTCACATAACTCTTTTATTAGTAATGtcttaatataaaaaaataaataatggaatttataaaatatataagattaTAGTATTTATGAACTATTGCTTTCAATAACCATATAAAAGTATTACATTTTTGGTGCTAGTATAATCCTTTATATTTTCGTAAAAATttctatataaaaaaatagaacaAATTAGTATGTTTcttcttattttttatttaattttaggTAAAATATCGAATTTTGAGTTGGATACATATTAGGTGATCCTAAGACTTCaatcaaatttattatttgagaGCATTCTTCAGAATAtctttagaaaaaaaaaaaaaaagtaaatgaatgaataaataacCAAATGAATACTTCTCTACgcttatatattaaaacgtttattttttaactcgTCTTTCTTGAACTTTCCAGGAAATAAGGGGCATAAATTTATTAGCTCAAAAATTATACAACCCAGCGCTgagatattaaaaattgtatcATATTAAAAGATCCAATAAAATTAAAggaaaatgaataaaaatacgaACGAATTCCAAATAAAATACTAACACCATAGGTCCACATCTGTCTgtaaaatgcaaaaaaattaaaaggcAACATAAGtactaaaatcatatatTTGGTATCATatattgaatatatttaAGAATATTCATTCatatcttatatatatggtagttttattataaataaataattttctaaCCGTGTAATACATGGAGCCACAAAGCAATTCCGGTGCCCTATACCATCTTGAACAAATATAAGGGatggaaataatatttttttcaactttTTTGGCAGatcctaaaaaaaaaataaatatattatccaTTTTAATTACCATTAATTTAGTAATCTACTTAATtgtaaatatacatatgtatatacacttttttatttacctaAATCACATATTTCTACATTAATATCGGGAGTATCCAGATTGatctattaataaaaacattaattattttgttgTCATATGCTTAATTAGATacacatttattaatttatttgttacTAATATATTGTCCGGTTTTAAATCTCTATGAGCAACATTATGCTCgtgtaaattttttattcctaAACATATTTGactaaaataaatatgtatcaAATTATGTTTATCCATAATATGATCATATATATGGGCATATATACATCTTTTTTATTACGTACTGTATTATTGTTTTCAAGTTATCTGGTGGAATTCGCTCATAtctaaaaattataaaaaatgttaaaaaaaaatatattttttatgatctAACTTTTCTATTTTTGTATTCAAACTgtttaataatacatttaacttatataaattaatctataaattttgtgaaaatataattattttttttttacttgtTTTCTCTTTTTTCCTGTTTTTTTAATCTTATAAATTTCCCTAAGCTATATGTCATGTATTTAAAAACGATATTTTGTATGCGAAACCCTTTTTCTGTTGttgtataaaaaattgatTTTGTATCTACGATATTTTTACtgtaattcattttttttaataagtcAACTTCCCTAGAAACTTTATTTCTCCTTCAGacaagaaaataaaaaataaataaaattggaTATTTTTCAATGATAAATAACTTTTTATtactaatatatttattagtattatttGTACCATTTTGGCGATCTTTTAATGGCAACTGGTTCTTGAGTAGATAAATCTATTGCATAGTAGACCTTCCCAAAAGTTCCTTTTCCAATCAGTTTTACCAATTTATATTTGGGACAATCAGTAGTACTTCCCTTTGTTTTATCCATTtcgtatttatttattttatgaatttaatcactatatttttgttcgatatatgcatataggataaataaataaataagtttatatttattatttgtgtcTATATTACTGTTTGTAAATGTGTGCAAATTCGaaatgcatataataataattctaaaATAAGTTGTTTAAAACGAACAAATGTAACACCCAtgtgaaacaaaaaaaaattaagctATACCCGtaatcttttaaaaaaattaacagaACAAATGGAGagccaaaaaaaaaaaaaaaaaaataattaaataaataaggatttacaaaatatatagtcatataaataaattaatgaacaattttattttaatttttataagaaaaacaaaaaattttaaataaataaagagaCTTTtccaaacaaaaaaattaatatatatttcatgtACATACATATAAGACAAATTTTtactgttttttttaataaatatgatctCCATATAAACATGTACACATACATACACGTGTGTGTGTTagacatatatatactatttaaATATACGAAATAGgctattaaaatataatgctaatttttatttaacttttcaaaatataatatcttGAAGAattattataagtttttccataaaaaaaataaaagcaaCTGCAAAAAAATCAGAGAATGATTACCAAACAATAAAAGTGTCTTAAATGTAGAacgattaaaataaaaaaatacacaaaatctattttatttaaaaattaagcTTAGCATAATTCAATAGACATAACCTCTACATTTATTGTTTGTTGTCAAATCATCagtatttttgaaaatttatttttttgttctgaatatttatatataaaaataaataatatatatactataggtatgtatatatgtatgcttatattttttccttctttgtattttattgtaataatatagGAACTATGAAAATATAAGGAGTTATATAtccttttaaattatttactattttatgtattatatcGTATTGCACATcgcaaataaatttataaatgtttGTGTGTGCCCATATATAGAACTGACTTATAATATTCGcacaataattaaatatatatatagtaactggaattatttatatggaattattatttgtccaattttatttattaaatttaaagcGTTTCTCGTATAATTTATATCCCCAAATTGTATAAAACTGacttaatatatatatcataattttataaaattccaACCcagaaaataacaataaaaaaacaatataaaaggaatataaaaaatattatgtgaggctaataaaaataatgacagcattataaataacaaa contains these protein-coding regions:
- a CDS encoding protein kinase, putative, producing MDKTKGSTTDCPKYKLVKLIGKGTFGKVYYAIDLSTQEPVAIKRSPKWRNKVSREVDLLKKMNYSKNIVDTKSIFYTTTEKGFRIQNIVFKYMTYSLGKFIRLKKQEKRENKYERIPPDNLKTIIHQICLGIKNLHEHNVAHRDLKPDNILINLDTPDINVEICDLGSAKKVEKNIISIPYICSRWYRAPELLCGSMYYTTDVDLWSLGCIIFELINLCPLFPGKFKKDEYSEECSQIINLIEVLGSPNINFYENIKDYTSTKNTLLIKELCELDIPALSWNHILGNILEKEEKDLIDIIDGLLKWDPNERLKIDEVLDNSYFSTLHI